Proteins encoded together in one Penicillium digitatum chromosome 1, complete sequence window:
- a CDS encoding 6-hydroxy-D-nicotine oxidase, which yields MLLQLLLLAVRTISLALAGPNEALKACFGNVLTDRGNFAFAGDLFYDRIVNRYNLNIPVTPAAVAFPTSTREVAAIVKCAADNGYPVQAKSGGHSYGNYGLGGTDGAVVIDLKHLRQFSMDNTTWQATIGAGNLLSDVTQRLHHTGGRAMSHGICPQVGSGGHFTIGGLGPTSRQFGAALDHVLEAEVVLANSSIVRASATENQDLFWAIKGAASGYGIVTEFKVRTEPEPGTAVQYTYSLEVRNSKHQAELFKSWQAFVSDPKLTRKMASTLTVLEGSIVISGTFFGTKEEYDKLKLGSKFPGANGSALVFDDWLGLVAHWAQDLILRLAAGIPTNFYAKSTSWTPQTLMTSETIDKMFEYISTIDKGTLGWFLLFDLQGGYTSDIPTNATSYAHRDVLIWLQSYTINFLGHISQTQINFLDGLNKIVTDMALPYTAYPGYVDPLLPNATEAYWGTNLPRLQQIKEQVDPDNVFRNPQSPSIYRIKGAFVTNHRIFHTQNYAEQS from the exons ATGCTTCTACAACTACTCCTTTTGGCAGTGAGAACCATATCGCTGGCCCTTGCTGGTCCCAATGAGGCATTGAAGGCATGCTTTGGGAATGTTCTGACAGACCGCGGAAATTTTGCCTTTGCTGGCGATCTGTTCTATGACCGCATTGTGAATCGCTACAACCTGAACATTCCGGTTACTCCAGCAGCAGTGGCCTTTCCCAC CTCTACTCGAGAGGTGGCTGCTATAGTCAAATGCGCCGCAGACAACGGATATCCAGTCCAGGCCAAAAGTGGAGGGCACAGCTATGGCAATTACG GTCTTGGAGGAACGGACGGTGCCGTTGTGATTGACTTGAAACATCTCCGACAATTCTCCATGGACAACACAACTTGGCAAGCGACTATTGGGGCAGGAAATCTGTTGAGTGACGTGACACAGCGGCTGCACCACACTGGTGGACGGGCTATGTCTCACGGAATTTGTCCTCAAGTCGGTTCTGGGGGCCATTTCACAATTGGTGGTCTTGGCCCAACTTCACGTCAATTTGGTGCCGCACTTGACCATGTACTGGAGGCTGAAGTGGTTCTTGCCAATTCGAGTATTGTAAGAGCCTCTGCCACGGAAAACCAGGACCTCTTTTGGGCGATCAAGGGTGCGGCCTCGGGCTACGGTATCGTTACCGAGTTCAAGGTCCGAACTGAGCCTGAACCTGGTACTGCGGTGCAGTATACATACAGCTTGGAGGTTAGAAACTCCAAGCACCAGGCAGAGCTTTTCAAAAGCTGGCAGGCCTTTGTGTCAGATCCCAAGTTGACTCGAAAGATGGCATCCACCCTCACTGTGCTTGAGGGTAGTATAGTAATCAGCGGTACCTTCTTCGGCACCAAGGAGGAGTATGATAAGTTGAAACTTGGCAGCAAGTTCCCCGGTGCAAATGGCAGTGCATTGGTTTTTGATGATTGGTTAGGTCTTGTTGCCCACTGGGCCCAGGACCTTATTTTGAGGTTGGCAGCTGGAATCCCAACCAATTTCTACGCAAAGTCTACTTCTTGGACTCCCCAGACTCTGATGACCTCAGAGACTATCGACAAAATGTTCGAATACATTAGTACCATTGACAAGGGTACTTTAGGCTGGTTTCTATTGTTCGATCTCCAGGGGGGTTACACCAGTGACATCCCAACCAACGCTACATCGTACGCCCATCGTGACGTACTAATCTGGCTACAGTCCTACACAATCAATTTCTTGGGACACATCTCCCAGACTCAGATTAATTTCCTCGATGGGCTGAATAAAATTGTCACCGACATGGCCCTTCCCTACACTGCCTACCCGGGTTACGTTGATCCTCTTCTGCCCAATGCCACCGAGGCATACTGGGGCACCAATCTCCCCCGACTACAGCAGATCAAAGAGCAAGTTGATCCAGATAATGTGTTTCGGAATCCACAGAGCCCATCTATCTACCGCATAAAAGGAGCCTTTGTGACAAATCATCGGATCTTCCACACTCAGAACTACGCTGAGCAGTCATAA
- a CDS encoding MFS transporter, putative, protein MERYSQFRDRGSGIAPFLPIPVEALGLQAPLRIFLFCFRLPLFVFVTLSYFLILQWLPIGSLGKKAALWCILGVPSIWWIDLQVDGVRKGSLKQQQARLPQPGSVIASSFTSPIDALYLAAIFDPIFTASYPNTRQVERISLLQAILRAFAFPATQPAPGARMVDVSTLVEQYPNRPVVLFPECATTNGRGILTLSNSLLGVPPTTKIFPVSLRYTPMDIVTPLPGSYLSLLWTLLSKPTHCIRVRIAECVTNSQIASDTTRKSTYNTNYLDTLDQNRQEEQVSPSEKALLDNVGESLARLGRVKRVGLGVKEKQEFSRAWSQSRRTW, encoded by the exons ATGGAGAGATACTCTCAATTCCGGGATCGAG GCTCGGGCATTGCACCATTCCTCCCAATCCCTGTTGAAGCGCTCGGCCTCCAAGCGCCCCTTCgtatcttcctcttctgttTCCGCCTCCcgctcttcgtcttcgtcacTCTTAGCTATTTTTTGATCTTACAATGGCTTCCTATTGGATCGTTGGGCAAAAAGGCTGCTCTATGGTGTATCCTTGGAGTTCCCAGCATCTGGTGGATTGATCTCCAAGTGGACGGAGTGCGCAAAGG ATCTCTGAAGCAACAGCAAGCGCGTCTGCCACAGCCCGGTTCGGTCATCGCCTCTTCCTTCACATCACCCATTGATGCCCTGTACCTGGCAGCTATCTTCGACCCGATCTTCACAGCGTCCTACCCGAACACTCGCCAGGTTGAGCGCATCTCTCTGCTTCAGGCCATCTTGCGTGCCTTCGCTTTCCCCGCCACGCAGCCGGCCCCTGGTGCCCGGATGGTGGATGTGTCGACCTTGGTCGAGCAGTACCCCAACAGGCCGGTTGTGTTGTTCCCAGAGTGTGCCACCACCAACGGTCGTGGAATCTTGACCCTGAGCAACTCCCTTCTCGGCGTACCTCCCACGACCAAGATTTTCCCCGTCAGTCTGCGCTATACGCCGATGGATATAGTAACACCGCTTCCCGGGAGTTATCTGAGTTTGCTATGGACGCTTCTTAGCAAGCCGACCCACTGCATCAGAGTGCGCATCGCGGAGTGCGTTACCAATAGCCAAATCGCCAGTGATACAACTCGCAAGTCGACCTATAACACGAATTACCTGGACACACTGGACCAAAATCGGCAGGAAGAACAGGTCTCGCCTAGTGAGAAAGCGCTGCTGGACAATGTGGGAGAGTCGCTTGCCCGTCTGGGTCGGGTCAAGCGGGTTGGCTTGGGGGTTAAAGAGAAGCAAGAATTTTCCCGAGCATGGAGTCAGAGCCGTCGGACATGGTGA
- a CDS encoding MFS transporter, putative: MASIRHEPLDREDREDAPFLDSADSSNPGPAHRHVHGKPSIGSLPVKANPSASAISFRLKATLFAMVLAVEIGFAFLEGPMVRIMESIACRQYFLGVDPTKIGADGQVPEAMCKIGEVQAELAAVKGYHMFFDGSLSALLAIPYGLLADRRGRKSTLALSLPGFVLNSILTIIILWFSDVFPLRALWFTALTWVFGGGPVVSFAIIWTMMADVTSEAERAGIFFQFAIVSMGADFASSALSSYLMTLDPWIPLVAGFAIVIAGMMLILVLPETKHALPPRKSEPTHVELSDLTDDPEQKRSLHNLNDPEPHRAEPDMNGDHENEPPTWSIQSYSHKSILAKFRANYRFYLRPYQFILNRKPVLLLLTAFLVYRLSRGSSWFLTQYISTRYSWTLAQSNFLVSARPTVSIPLFLFGLPFLKSRFLSPRLSSTEKDLWLARSSILCLTVGTLGIGLSPTIATLIPSMIIQTSGSGFVFLARSIITTLVERDETARLFTAIEIIQSLGNVVASLSITTVFQIGLRLGGVWIGLAWMMTSTLFCLVGAAIWCFDLPPRPPTPDFVVDDDDGDDSA; this comes from the exons TAGTTTTCGCCTCAAGGCGACCCTGTTCGCCATGGTCCTCGCGGTTGAAATCGGCTTTGCTTTCTTGGAGGGCCCCATGGTCCGGATAATGGAGTCTATTGCTTGTCGCCAGTATTTTCTGGGGGTGGATCCGACTAAGATTGGTGCTGACGGACAAGTTCCGGAAGCCATGTGTAAGATCGGCGAGGTGCAGGCTGAACTGGCGGCTGTCAAGGGTTACCATATGTTCTTTGATGGATCACTTA GCGCTCTTTTGGCGATTCCCTATGGTCTGCTGGCAGACCGTCGTGGCCGCAAATCCACACTCGCTTTGTCTCTTCCCGGATTTGTGTTGAATTCCATCCTTACAATTATTATATTGTGGTTCTCGGATGTCTTTCCTCTACGTGCGCTTTGGTTTACTGCATTGACATGGGTGTTTGGGGGTGGTCCAGTCGTATCGTTTGCGATTATCTGGACTATGATGGCTGATGTAACCAGCGAGGCCGAAAG AGCGGGCATCTTCTTTCAATTTGCCATCGTTTCGATGGGGGCCGACTTTGCTTCGAGTGCTCTCAGTTCTTATCTCATGACCTTGGACCCCTGgatacccttggtggctgGATTCGCAATTGTAATAGCCGGCATGATGCTCATTTTGGTGTTACCCGAAACGAAGCATGCACTGCCACCCCGGAAATCTGAACCAACTCATGTGGAGCTGTCGGATTTAACAGATGACCCCGAACAAAAGCGTTCTTTGCACAATCTGAATGACCCGGAACCACATCGCGCAGAGCCTGACATGAACGGTGACCATGAGAACGAACCGCCGACTTGGAGTATTCAATCATATTCCCATAAATCTATTCTGGCAAAATTCCGCGCAAATTACCGCTTCTACCTGAGACCCTACCAGTTCATCCTCAACCGAAAACCAGTGCTCCTCCTTCTCACTGCATTCCTGGTCTACCGCCTGAGCCGAGGTTCCTCCTGGTTTTTGACCCAGTATATATCGACACGTTATTCATGGACACTGGCGCAGTCCAACTTTCTGGTATCTGCTCGGCCGACCGTGTCAATCCCGCTGTTCCTCTTCGGCCTACCTTTTCTCAAAAGCAGATTCCTGAGCCCGCGACTTTCATCGACAGAAAAAGACCTTTGGCTTGCGCGGAGCAGTATACTTTGTCTTACGGTTGGAACCCTCGGAATCGGTCTCTCCCCAACTATTGCAACCCTGATCCCCAGCATGATCATCCAGACCTCTGGATCTGGCTTCGTTTTCCTTGCCCGTTCTATCATTACCACTTTAGTTGAACGTGACGAGACCGCTCGCTTATTTACTGCGATTGAGATTATCCAATCATTGGGAAATGTGGTTGCGAGTTTATCCATCACGACCGTCTTCCAGATTGGACTGCGTCTCGGCGGCGTCTGGATTGGTCTCGCGTGGATGATGACCAGTACGCTCTTCTGTTTAGTCGGGGCAGCCATCTGGTGTTTTGACCTGCCTCCAAGACCTCCAACACCTGACTTTGTggtggatgatgatgatggggaTGACAGTGCGTGA